The following coding sequences are from one Aethina tumida isolate Nest 87 chromosome 2, icAetTumi1.1, whole genome shotgun sequence window:
- the LOC109596813 gene encoding probable cytochrome P450 4aa1 isoform X3, with amino-acid sequence MDGIQILWLIFVVALLVYKYFKNYIRSVLLALSLPGPKPIPLLGNVLLVAKSSALVNLGLTVFASYGRIFRVWVSCLPFFCIYEPEHLQHVLSCSKKTEKNILYKLMHNFLGEGLITNNGDKWRLHRKLIQPFFHLNILEMNLPYFIQGAQELVDRLKNKSDVNITTYVNETVLNILNKSVLGINPAEDSPYRKGQITILYRTTRPWLMLESLFKFTSASNMEDQQKSSLHAYTRKILEERKQSANLDKNNVCLLNMMLTESGKDDSSFTEDDIINELCTFMLAGQDSTGTALACALRTIAQHQDVQEKIMQEQNSIFTTKNEQITLDHLNSMKYLEQCIKESLRLYPPVPMISRILTQDVKIDKDNCLPVGSNVFICPFVTHRLPHVFKDPHVFNPDRFSSEGTAKMHPYAFLPFGLGQRQCIGYKYAYLELKTILSIFLRSYHVSLAEDSEVSLKYRVTLRIKGGVKLHIEPRQNSLDNRCL; translated from the exons ATGGacggaattcaaattttatggttgatttttgttgttgcattgttggtttataaatattttaaaaactacatCAGGTCGGTTTTGTTGGCTCTTTCTTTGCCAGGACCTAAGCCCATTCCACTTCTAGGTAACGTTTTATTAGTTGCCAAAAGCTCTG CATTAGTGAACTTAGGTTTAACAGTGTTTGCTTCTTACGGGAGGATTTTCCGAGTTTGGGTGTCATGTTTACCATTTTTCTGTATCTACGAACCCGAACATCTTCAACATGTTTTAAGTTGTAGTAAAAAAACGGAAAagaacattttatacaaactaATGCACAATTTTCTTGGAGAAGGGCTCATTACTAATAAcg gagACAAATGGAGGTTGCACCGAAAGTTAATTCAACcctttttccatttaaatattttggaaatgaatcTGCCATATTTTATTCAAGGCGCTCAGGAACTCGTTGATAGGTTGAAGAATAAAAGTGACGTAAACATTACAACGTATGTTAACGAAActgttttaaacatattaaaca AATCCGTTTTGGGAATAAATCCGGCTGAAGATTCGCCATATCGAAA gggACAAATAACTATTCTGTACCGCACAACCAGACCTTGGTTGATGCTGGAATCACTTTTCAAATTTACCTCTGCCTCCAATATGGAGGATCAACAAAAATCTAGTCTTCACGCTTACACTAGAAAA ATTTTAGAAGAACGTAAACAATCTGCTAATCTGgataaaaacaatgtttgttTACTGAACATGATGTTAACCGAATCTGGTAAAGATGATTCGAGTTTTACAGAAGATGACATTATTAATGAACTGTGCACTTTTATGCTTGCT GGTCAAGATTCGACCGGTACAGCATTAGCTTGTGCTTTGCGGACTATCGCTCAACACCAAGACGTACAAGAGAAAATAATGCAAGAACAAAACTCAATATTCACTACTAAAAACGAACAAATTACTCTAGATCACCTCAACAGCATGAAATACTTAGAGCAATGCATCAAAGAGAGTTTAAGACTTTATCCTCCAGTTCCGATGATCTCCAGGATATTAACCCAGGATGTTAAAATAG ATAAAGATAATTGTTTGCCTGTCGGTTCCAACGTGTTTATTTGCCCGTTTGTAACACATCGATTGCCTCACGTATTTAAGGATCCGCACGTCTTTAATCCGGATAGATTTTCTTCGGAAGGAACTGCAAAAATGCACCCATACGCCTTTTTGCCCTTTGGTTTAGGTCAGAGGCAATGTATTG GGTATAAATACGCTTATTTGGAACTGAAAACCATTTTATCGATATTTCTGAGAAGTTACCACGTATCTTTGGCTGAAGATAGTGAAGTTAGTTTGAAATACAGGGTTACATTAAGGATTAAAGGAGGTGTCAAATTACATATTGAACCTAGACAGAACAGTTTAGATAATCGATGTCTTTAA
- the LOC109596813 gene encoding probable cytochrome P450 4aa1 isoform X1, whose amino-acid sequence MLRNIITKSEMDGIQILWLIFVVALLVYKYFKNYIRSVLLALSLPGPKPIPLLGNVLLVAKSSALVNLGLTVFASYGRIFRVWVSCLPFFCIYEPEHLQHVLSCSKKTEKNILYKLMHNFLGEGLITNNGDKWRLHRKLIQPFFHLNILEMNLPYFIQGAQELVDRLKNKSDVNITTYVNETVLNILNKSVLGINPAEDSPYRKGQITILYRTTRPWLMLESLFKFTSASNMEDQQKSSLHAYTRKILEERKQSANLDKNNVCLLNMMLTESGKDDSSFTEDDIINELCTFMLAGQDSTGTALACALRTIAQHQDVQEKIMQEQNSIFTTKNEQITLDHLNSMKYLEQCIKESLRLYPPVPMISRILTQDVKIDKDNCLPVGSNVFICPFVTHRLPHVFKDPHVFNPDRFSSEGTAKMHPYAFLPFGLGQRQCIGYKYAYLELKTILSIFLRSYHVSLAEDSEVSLKYRVTLRIKGGVKLHIEPRQNSLDNRCL is encoded by the exons ATGTTAAGAAACATCATTACAAAG AGCGAGATGGacggaattcaaattttatggttgatttttgttgttgcattgttggtttataaatattttaaaaactacatCAGGTCGGTTTTGTTGGCTCTTTCTTTGCCAGGACCTAAGCCCATTCCACTTCTAGGTAACGTTTTATTAGTTGCCAAAAGCTCTG CATTAGTGAACTTAGGTTTAACAGTGTTTGCTTCTTACGGGAGGATTTTCCGAGTTTGGGTGTCATGTTTACCATTTTTCTGTATCTACGAACCCGAACATCTTCAACATGTTTTAAGTTGTAGTAAAAAAACGGAAAagaacattttatacaaactaATGCACAATTTTCTTGGAGAAGGGCTCATTACTAATAAcg gagACAAATGGAGGTTGCACCGAAAGTTAATTCAACcctttttccatttaaatattttggaaatgaatcTGCCATATTTTATTCAAGGCGCTCAGGAACTCGTTGATAGGTTGAAGAATAAAAGTGACGTAAACATTACAACGTATGTTAACGAAActgttttaaacatattaaaca AATCCGTTTTGGGAATAAATCCGGCTGAAGATTCGCCATATCGAAA gggACAAATAACTATTCTGTACCGCACAACCAGACCTTGGTTGATGCTGGAATCACTTTTCAAATTTACCTCTGCCTCCAATATGGAGGATCAACAAAAATCTAGTCTTCACGCTTACACTAGAAAA ATTTTAGAAGAACGTAAACAATCTGCTAATCTGgataaaaacaatgtttgttTACTGAACATGATGTTAACCGAATCTGGTAAAGATGATTCGAGTTTTACAGAAGATGACATTATTAATGAACTGTGCACTTTTATGCTTGCT GGTCAAGATTCGACCGGTACAGCATTAGCTTGTGCTTTGCGGACTATCGCTCAACACCAAGACGTACAAGAGAAAATAATGCAAGAACAAAACTCAATATTCACTACTAAAAACGAACAAATTACTCTAGATCACCTCAACAGCATGAAATACTTAGAGCAATGCATCAAAGAGAGTTTAAGACTTTATCCTCCAGTTCCGATGATCTCCAGGATATTAACCCAGGATGTTAAAATAG ATAAAGATAATTGTTTGCCTGTCGGTTCCAACGTGTTTATTTGCCCGTTTGTAACACATCGATTGCCTCACGTATTTAAGGATCCGCACGTCTTTAATCCGGATAGATTTTCTTCGGAAGGAACTGCAAAAATGCACCCATACGCCTTTTTGCCCTTTGGTTTAGGTCAGAGGCAATGTATTG GGTATAAATACGCTTATTTGGAACTGAAAACCATTTTATCGATATTTCTGAGAAGTTACCACGTATCTTTGGCTGAAGATAGTGAAGTTAGTTTGAAATACAGGGTTACATTAAGGATTAAAGGAGGTGTCAAATTACATATTGAACCTAGACAGAACAGTTTAGATAATCGATGTCTTTAA
- the LOC109596813 gene encoding probable cytochrome P450 4aa1 isoform X2 — MDVFKSEMDGIQILWLIFVVALLVYKYFKNYIRSVLLALSLPGPKPIPLLGNVLLVAKSSALVNLGLTVFASYGRIFRVWVSCLPFFCIYEPEHLQHVLSCSKKTEKNILYKLMHNFLGEGLITNNGDKWRLHRKLIQPFFHLNILEMNLPYFIQGAQELVDRLKNKSDVNITTYVNETVLNILNKSVLGINPAEDSPYRKGQITILYRTTRPWLMLESLFKFTSASNMEDQQKSSLHAYTRKILEERKQSANLDKNNVCLLNMMLTESGKDDSSFTEDDIINELCTFMLAGQDSTGTALACALRTIAQHQDVQEKIMQEQNSIFTTKNEQITLDHLNSMKYLEQCIKESLRLYPPVPMISRILTQDVKIDKDNCLPVGSNVFICPFVTHRLPHVFKDPHVFNPDRFSSEGTAKMHPYAFLPFGLGQRQCIGYKYAYLELKTILSIFLRSYHVSLAEDSEVSLKYRVTLRIKGGVKLHIEPRQNSLDNRCL, encoded by the exons AGCGAGATGGacggaattcaaattttatggttgatttttgttgttgcattgttggtttataaatattttaaaaactacatCAGGTCGGTTTTGTTGGCTCTTTCTTTGCCAGGACCTAAGCCCATTCCACTTCTAGGTAACGTTTTATTAGTTGCCAAAAGCTCTG CATTAGTGAACTTAGGTTTAACAGTGTTTGCTTCTTACGGGAGGATTTTCCGAGTTTGGGTGTCATGTTTACCATTTTTCTGTATCTACGAACCCGAACATCTTCAACATGTTTTAAGTTGTAGTAAAAAAACGGAAAagaacattttatacaaactaATGCACAATTTTCTTGGAGAAGGGCTCATTACTAATAAcg gagACAAATGGAGGTTGCACCGAAAGTTAATTCAACcctttttccatttaaatattttggaaatgaatcTGCCATATTTTATTCAAGGCGCTCAGGAACTCGTTGATAGGTTGAAGAATAAAAGTGACGTAAACATTACAACGTATGTTAACGAAActgttttaaacatattaaaca AATCCGTTTTGGGAATAAATCCGGCTGAAGATTCGCCATATCGAAA gggACAAATAACTATTCTGTACCGCACAACCAGACCTTGGTTGATGCTGGAATCACTTTTCAAATTTACCTCTGCCTCCAATATGGAGGATCAACAAAAATCTAGTCTTCACGCTTACACTAGAAAA ATTTTAGAAGAACGTAAACAATCTGCTAATCTGgataaaaacaatgtttgttTACTGAACATGATGTTAACCGAATCTGGTAAAGATGATTCGAGTTTTACAGAAGATGACATTATTAATGAACTGTGCACTTTTATGCTTGCT GGTCAAGATTCGACCGGTACAGCATTAGCTTGTGCTTTGCGGACTATCGCTCAACACCAAGACGTACAAGAGAAAATAATGCAAGAACAAAACTCAATATTCACTACTAAAAACGAACAAATTACTCTAGATCACCTCAACAGCATGAAATACTTAGAGCAATGCATCAAAGAGAGTTTAAGACTTTATCCTCCAGTTCCGATGATCTCCAGGATATTAACCCAGGATGTTAAAATAG ATAAAGATAATTGTTTGCCTGTCGGTTCCAACGTGTTTATTTGCCCGTTTGTAACACATCGATTGCCTCACGTATTTAAGGATCCGCACGTCTTTAATCCGGATAGATTTTCTTCGGAAGGAACTGCAAAAATGCACCCATACGCCTTTTTGCCCTTTGGTTTAGGTCAGAGGCAATGTATTG GGTATAAATACGCTTATTTGGAACTGAAAACCATTTTATCGATATTTCTGAGAAGTTACCACGTATCTTTGGCTGAAGATAGTGAAGTTAGTTTGAAATACAGGGTTACATTAAGGATTAAAGGAGGTGTCAAATTACATATTGAACCTAGACAGAACAGTTTAGATAATCGATGTCTTTAA